The Fimbriimonas ginsengisoli Gsoil 348 genome window below encodes:
- a CDS encoding DinB family protein has product MRDIDLLRLEADAAFVDLLASLEGISEEQAWGQAKLLPDEYMHSEGSIYSVVLHIAAGKFIYGSVGYRNMEVRWRDCVARFESFWPDWKAAKEYLNEGQAYWLQSWGAETDLERMVPIHQGRQMPSWQAIWTVIHHDAYHAGQIQYLRATVPPSKVPPPEEGDLWRQYCGPSPSW; this is encoded by the coding sequence ATGCGTGATATCGATTTGCTTCGTCTCGAAGCCGATGCAGCTTTCGTCGATTTGCTAGCCAGCCTCGAAGGGATCTCCGAGGAACAAGCTTGGGGGCAGGCCAAGCTGCTGCCGGACGAATACATGCACTCCGAAGGCTCGATCTACAGCGTCGTGCTCCACATCGCGGCGGGGAAATTCATCTACGGAAGCGTGGGGTATCGGAACATGGAAGTGCGCTGGCGCGACTGCGTGGCGCGCTTCGAAAGCTTCTGGCCCGACTGGAAAGCGGCCAAGGAGTATCTCAACGAGGGCCAAGCCTACTGGCTTCAATCCTGGGGGGCGGAAACGGACCTCGAGCGAATGGTGCCGATCCACCAGGGGAGGCAGATGCCAAGCTGGCAGGCGATCTGGACGGTGATCCACCACGACGCCTACCACGCCGGGCAGATTCAATACCTCCGAGCGACCGTCCCGCCTTCCAAGGTTCCGCCTCCAGAAGAAGGAGATCTCTGGCGTCAGTACTGCGGGCCATCCCCCAGTTGGTGA
- a CDS encoding YncE family protein codes for MLATLLFSLSLVGSQTAPSLTPGKTYDMPKPGRFDVVTYDRKFHRVLAAHSAAGTLAVLDTQSGKVDEIETGPINGVAVSNKANKIFVGGGNNKLVVLDRETLKVLSTIDLGGPADVIAVDSKRGQVYVSHDDGTEDWVFDAETLKPLGTVTIEEAPEFLEYDTATDKIYQNIKSTDHVQVIDPEAKKVVATWPTAPMKSPHGLVLDRRAGRAYSAGKNGKMVVFEIASGKIVATLDIAPGTDQIAIDARFGRVYSPGTDKMTIIDTTGAEPKVIGDVPMPHGVRSLAVDTGTHDVWVVYGDDKSSHIAQFKAAQ; via the coding sequence ATGCTGGCAACTCTTCTCTTTTCCCTGTCCCTCGTCGGATCACAGACGGCGCCTTCGCTCACTCCAGGCAAGACCTACGACATGCCAAAGCCGGGCCGCTTCGACGTGGTGACCTACGATCGTAAATTCCACCGGGTCCTCGCCGCCCACTCCGCCGCCGGCACGCTCGCCGTACTCGACACCCAGTCCGGCAAGGTCGACGAGATCGAGACCGGACCGATCAACGGCGTCGCGGTTTCGAATAAGGCGAACAAGATCTTCGTGGGCGGCGGAAATAACAAACTGGTCGTCCTCGATCGGGAGACGCTGAAAGTGCTCTCGACGATCGACCTCGGCGGTCCGGCCGACGTGATCGCCGTCGACTCCAAGCGCGGCCAGGTCTACGTCTCTCACGATGACGGTACCGAGGATTGGGTCTTTGACGCGGAAACGCTGAAGCCGCTCGGAACGGTGACGATCGAAGAGGCTCCCGAATTCCTGGAATACGACACCGCGACCGATAAGATCTACCAGAACATCAAATCGACCGACCACGTCCAAGTCATCGATCCGGAAGCCAAGAAAGTCGTCGCCACCTGGCCGACCGCGCCGATGAAATCCCCGCACGGCCTGGTTCTGGACCGGCGTGCCGGACGCGCCTACTCCGCCGGGAAAAACGGCAAGATGGTCGTGTTCGAGATCGCATCGGGCAAGATCGTTGCCACCCTCGACATCGCTCCAGGAACCGACCAGATCGCCATCGACGCACGCTTCGGCCGGGTCTATTCACCGGGCACGGATAAGATGACGATCATCGACACGACCGGCGCCGAGCCCAAGGTCATCGGCGACGTCCCGATGCCTCACGGGGTCCGAAGCCTCGCCGTCGACACCGGCACCCACGACGTCTGGGTCGTCTACGGCGACGACAAATCCTCTCACATCGCCCAATTCAAGGCCGCTCAGTAA